The sequence CCAAGAATGACCAACTGCACAACAGTGGATTTCTCGACCGACACTGGCATCAAGGACCCAAGGACCCTGACCCGGCACCGCGGACGGCCAGTCAGACCTGAAACAAATGAAAAGAACCTGACAGCTTTATCCCCTTCGGTCGGTGTTTCAAGATGCTCAAAGGACTCCGCTTAATCATCTATGGCGAGTGGTCCTTTGCTGGGCAGGGTCTGGCCGTCGGAGATTGATTTGAATGATGGCCCATAGCGGGTCGCGTGTGAGGAACCACTAGACCGAACAGTGCATCACTGCGTTCCTCTGTAAGTCTATGCCGCCTCTGACTCGGTGATTCTCTAACTCTGAGAACTCCTGCAAATGAACAGCGGCCACTGCTGACTTGCTGGCCCATCGACTGGGAACGCGGCGTCGTCTGATCGCATTCCTCAGCGTGGCGGACTCCACTTTTCCTCCCGACCCGCCGTGGGCATTTGTCGTCCATCGTCCCTCCTCAAGGCCGTCGGCATAAAACATCAATCCATGCACGATACCTGTGGCCCCTTGATTGCCAGTCTTACTTTTGTCTGGTCTTTTACTTTCCTTcctgcttctcttccccccccctctctcctctctcctcacCATTCTGTCTTCCGTTGCGGTATCAGTGCTTGCCCACGGTCTCTTTCCGAGTCACTTGAACTGAAGTGCTTATCAGATCACGCCGGTTGACTTGAAGGCTATCTGACATTTTGGATCTGCCAAAGCCCGCCGATCGTTCCGACGGCATCCGTTTTGCGCCCGCGCGATTCTTGGAATCTTACTGCATCACGCAAGCCTGGGCACATCCCCGATCACACCttgccccctcccctcaACGTATGCAATAAGTAATTCTCTGTCCCTAATGTTCGTTCCCCGCGCAAATTGATCGCCATGTCTCCGGACCGTCCTTCTGTGAACGCTGTGCCCGCTACCTCTTCACACcccaccatggccaccacAACCATCAAAGTGGATGGCATGACTTGCGGTGCCTGCACCTCCGCCGTGGAGGGAGCTTTCAAGGGAGTAGATGGTGTCGGCGAAGTTGCTGTCAGCCTCATCATGGGCCGCGCGGTGGTTCAACACGATCCATCAATACTCGCGCCCGCCAAGGTCGCCGAGTTGATTGAGGACTGCGGCTTCGACGCGGAAGTCTTGTCCACCGAAGAGTCTCAAAGGCCCATGAGACCATCGAGCTTGGAGAGCCCTGGACCGCGGCTTACGACGACTACACTTGCTGTTGAGGGTATGACCTGCGGCGCATGCACGTCGGCGGTGGAAAGCGGACTTCAAGACGCCCCAGGTGTCGTCTCCGTGAGCGTTTCTCTACTTTCCGAGCGTGCTGTGGTGGAACATGATGAGGGGGTCATCAACCCTGAGCAAATCGCAGAGCTCATAGAAGATCGCGGATTCGGCGCGCGAGTAGTGGAAACGAAATCGGTCCCGGCCACGTCTCAAACCTCGACCGAGCAGGCTAGTCCGGCGGGAGACAGCCCCGGCCATCTAGTCACTACGATCGCCATCGGCGGCATGACCTGCGGGGCTTGTACATCCAGTGTGCAGAACGCCGTCGCTAATGCTGACGGTGTGATTCAATTCAACATCAGTCTGTTGGCAGAGCGCGCTGTCATTGTACATGACTTATCCAAAGTTTCAGCCCATGCACTGACGACCATGGTCGAAGATGCCGGGTTTGATGCCTCCGTCGTTTCATCTGAAGTACAGGAACCTTtgtcaaaaaagaagcagcagcTGAACCTGAGCATCTACGGTTTGCGGGATGCCGCTTCGGCTGCGGCATTAGAAGAGACCCTACTAGGTCGGCCTGGTGTCCAGTCGGCATCAGTCAAGTTGGCGACATCACGTTTACAGATCTCATTTGATACATCCGTTATCGGCATTCGATCTGTATTTGAGATCATCGAGAGTGCCGGGTACAACGCCTTAATTTCCGACACCGATGACAAGAACGCGCAATTAGAATCGTTGTCGAAAACGAAAGAAATTCAGGAATGGCGGCGCGCATTCCTCACGTCCGTATCTTTCGCCGTGCCGGTCTTTTTTCTGAACATGATATTTCCAATGTATCTGCGCGCCATTGATTTTGGCAAGTTTCAGGTCATTCAAGGTCTCTACTTGGGTGACTTGATCTGTCTCGGCCTCACAATCCCTGTGCAATTCGGGATTGGTCGACGCTTCTATGTCACCAGCTATAAGTCACTGCGGCACAAATCGCCGACCATGGATGTGCTCGTCATGCTGGGCACTTCTGCAGCCTTCTTCTACAGTTGCTTTACGATGCTCATGGCTTTTCTCAGCGAGCCTCACAATCGTCCAAGTACCGTATTTGACACCAGCACGATGCTAATCACCTTCATCACGCTCGGCAGGTGGCTTGAGAATCGGGCCAAAGGACAAACTTCGGCGGCTCTTTCCCGACTGATGTCGTTGGCTCCGTCCATGACAACCATCTACGAGGATCCCATTGCGGCCGAGAAGCTTGCGGACGAGTGGAATTCCGCAGAAAGCCCTATGCAGCCAGAATCCAAGTTGGCTGACGATGCTGCTGCGGTTAATCAAAAGATCATTCCAACCGAGCTCATTCAAGTTGGAGACATTGTGATCCTCCGTCCCGGCGACAAAGTTCCCGCCGATGGTGTGGTCATTCGGGGCGAGAGCTACGTTGACGAAAGTATGATTACAGGAGAAGCGCTTCCTAtccacaagaagaaaagaagccaTATCGTCGCGGGTACGGTCAACGGCACGGGTGCCATTGACTTCAAGGTGATTCGGGCTGGCAAGGACACCCAGTTGAGTCAGATCgtcaagctcgtccaggACGCTCAGACGAGTCGCGCTCCGATTCAACGCATGGCTGATCTCGTCGCTGGATATTTTGTCCCAGCGATCATCGCCCTTGGCTTGACGACTTTCTTTGGCTGGATGTTTCTCAGCCACGTTTTATCTAATCCGCCCAAGATCTTCCAAATGGAAGGTAGTGGCGGTCGAGTCATGGTTTGTCTGAAGCTATGCATCTCAGTCGTCGTTTTCGCCTGCCCATGTGCTCTTGGCCTCAGCACCCCGACCGCTGTCATGGTGGGAACAGGTGTCGGCGCTGAACACGGTATCCTTGTCAAGGGCGGTGCGGTGCTCGAAGCAGCCACCAAGGTCAATCATGTTGTGTTCGACAAGACAGGCACGCTGACCACAGGACGCATGAGTGTAGCTCAAGTCAAGATGGAGCCCCATTGGACTGCGAATGACTGGCGACGACGGTTGTGGTGGCTGGTTGTCGGACTCGCGGAAATGGGCAGTGAACATCCAATTGGCCGGGCTATTCTCGCCGAGGCTCATTCTGAAGTTGGCCAGGCAGGACAAGATGGGCTACCTGGTAGTGTGGGAGACTTCGATACCTGTGTCGGCCAAGGTATCTCTGCCGTAGTCGAGCCCGCATCCAGCGTGGAACGAGTCCGCTACCATGTTTTGTTGGGCAATGCGACTTTCTTGCGATCACGGGACGTCTCCGTACCCGCCGCGGCTGACCCCGACTCTGTCGATGCTGGCGTAGAGTCCGCTGCGTCAACATCGAAACCCACTGCCGAGCCTTCTGGCATTACCCATATCCACGTCGCGATCGACAACCGCTACGCTGGAAGAATTTCCTTGCGGGATAGTGTCAAAGACTCGTCTGTCGCCGCGATCGCCGCTCTTCACCGCATGGGCATTGCAACATCCATGGTCACTGGAGATACATTGTCAACAGCACTTTCTATTGCCGCAGCGGTTGGGATTCCCTCTTCTGCGGTTCATGCATCTGCTTCGCCTTCAGACAAGCgttccatcatctccacgcTTCAACTCAACGGCGACCGTGTCGCAATGGTAGGCGACGGAATCAACGACTCCCCTGCGCTGGCCACTGCCTCCGTCGGTATTGCCTTGGCCTCAGGAACAGACGTGGCCATGGAGGCAGCCGATATCGTTTTGATGCGCCCTGACGACTTGCTTTCCGTTCCCGCGAGTCTGTCGCTATCTCGCACGGTCTTCAATCGCATCAAACTTAATCTCATTTGGGCGTGTCTCTACAACGTCATTGGTTTGCCTTTCGCCATgggtctcttcctcccgtTTACAGGGTTTATGCTCCCTCCAATGGCCGCTGGCGCTGCCATGGCCATGTCCAGCGTTTCGGTTGTCGTGAGCAGCTTGCTCTTGAAACTCTGGCGTCGTCCGTCTTGGATGCAGGTTGAGCGACTGGAAAAGGAAGTGGCTTCAGGTGCCATTCCTGCCAATGGAGTATCCCGTAAGACCGGCTGGTGGACGCCCGCCACCATTCTCTCTGATCACCCCCAGTCACTACGTCGCCGTATTCAGGGTGGACTGGCGTCGCTATGGTCCATTGTCTCTGGCAGACAGACTACCATCCGTGAGGATGACGGCTATGTCCCGTTACAAACCGTCGAACCCCCTGTTTAATGCGGATGAATGCAATAGATGAACGAACCATAACAAGCTCATCTTGGGAGCTGTTTATTGCCGGGACATTTTCCGTGGCcccctttttccttcttACACGACCATGTTGACTTTATTGAGCTGGATTTCTCAATTATGGGCGTCGTGTTTGGAGctgagttttttttttagcgGATCTACTTTTAGATCTTGATACCTCTTATGCACATCAGTAGTTTTCATGTATATTCGCATCGAGGCAAAGCTCCTGAGTGATCTGTTACGAAACCGAAGTGTTCTCCATTTGTTCTCCCCTGTCTTTGACGTGCTTATTGAAAATAATAAATTTTTCCAACCCAAAAAAGGTTACATGCTCTTCCCAAGGAGTGGTTTCCATTCAATATCGTCGGAGACTGCGGTAAAAAGCCTAGCTGCTTCAAAAGATTCGTCTatggaatcctccaagaCACAGCTCTTTCCACGGGGGCGAGGGTTGGAGGACTCCAGGCCTAATAGACACGACTGGCTCAGCACATGCTTTCTGAAAAGACGCTTTGGTGTCCAAAAACGACCCACGACCACCCGAAGTCGATCAGAGCCGTGTCCCAGGGCACATCCTCGACTTGTCATAGTAAACATTTCTATGCGCCAAAGTCTTGGCTTGCATATTGATCGCAGACTTCGATCAACTTGACGCAAGTCTCGGGAGCCTGTGTATTGCAGGGTCATTCCTGAGCATAAGCCTCGTGTCTGATTTAAAATtgggacaaaaaaaaacgcgcAAAAGATACAATAGAGACTCGTACCGTTGGCATGTGGCCTGAAGAAAGCCAGATCAGTTGTAATTGAGGCAACTCTCGTTGAAGGCCCCATGCTGCTTTAGGAGGAGTGACCATATCATGCCTACCCTGGAGAATGGTCCCTTTTATCGAAAATGTCAATCACGGCCTGGGTGATATGCTATCGAAGCTCGTAGGAATCAGAGACCAACCTGGGATATGACGAATTTTGGCCAGATTCTCCTCTTTCAAAAtctggccatcttccagcCAGAAGTTGTTCAACATGTAGTGAGCCTCGAGAAGCGCATGCGGCACGGACCACGCTTCGTTGTCCAGCATGTCAAAGTCGGGAGTTTCCGTAAGAGACCAGCCGATACTGAGATCCCATCTGTTCCATGCCCGCGCGGTTTCACTGCGTGTCGTGGGATCATCCGACAAGAGTCGTTTATAGTAATTTGTCTTGAGATCCCCGCGCTCTTCTTCCGGTAAGAAAGTGACAAAGGCATCGTAAGCTTCCGGGAAGAGGTTGGCCACACCCTGAGGGCTATGGAACCATTCGGTTTCTCGCCTTTGAGCAGTGAAGATGCCAAAAGTGACCAGTGAGCCTACCAGGTGTGGATAGGCCTGGGCGTAGAGCAGGGCAAGAGTGGACCCCCAGGAACCTCCAAAGACCATGTGCCATTTGGGGATCTTTAAATGAGCTCGAAGTGTCTCGAGATCGGCCACCAAGTATGGCGTACTATTCTCCCGAAGTTCAAGCAGAGGTCGAGATTTCCCAGTGCCGCGTTGATCAAAGAGAATTACACGATAGACTTGGGGGTTGAAATAGACAGTGTTGGCTTTGCTGGTGTGGCCTCCAGGGCCACCATGAAGATAGAGGACTGGAGAACATTCCCAAGTCAGGAGCCAGATTCACTCATGTcgcgagaagagagaagagagattgaTCTACCTGGCTTTCCATCCGGCTGTCCATATTGTTCGTAGTGAAGGTGATGGATCGAACCGACTGGCAGCATGCCTTGGTCGAAGGGGTCCGAGTGCTCGTAGCCAGTCATGATTCAAGAACGGAACGTGCGACAGGAATTGAAGACCGTTCTACACGGAACAGAGAAAGGCTATGATGTAGATTCTGGCGTGGCTTATGCCGAGAAGACGGTATACCTTCTGTCTTTATTCTCGAATGTTGGGAGTCGTTCGCAATATCACAGGGGCCTCCAGAGAGCTGGGACATTAACGAGACCCAAGACGTGGGTTTTATGAGTCACTTGACTGCGACATCTACCAATCAACTGCATGAGCCCCTGTCGTGTTAATGCATTGTAAGATGATAATCATCCGGCATAAAGCGGCAGCCTGGAGAGGAAGATCGTGATCGTTGTCAATGTCAGCAACCCCTCAGCACGCGCACTCGGGGGGGGATATAAACTGTCGGATCAGCGGCCGATAGCTCGAAATACGCAATGGCAACTCATGCAGCAGTCTCTATCATAGAGGGTGCAGGGCCCGTGAGTCTTGACTCTCTGTACGAGGCTGTGCGACGCTAACTCGAAACTAGCTACAAAGCGTGGCCAGCATGAGCGGACCCGGCCATACACTAGTGGCCGCGTCCGGCGCCAGCACTGTTGAAGCCTTGAATTCAACGCTCACGAGTttacctcctcctccctggTGAATGATGACTCACAAGAGGCACAGTTTAGCGCCTACAATCACGTTGTTCTAGGCGATCAATCCCCTCAGAGGCTTCAAAGTGAATGCAGTATACCTTACATTCCCAGTGACGAATTCCAGGCATCGGTCGGCCGGCAAAGACCTTCAGAATGGCTCATGGATCGGGCAGACTCCCCTGGGATCTGATAGCCTCCAATCTGGAATGGCGTCTCGGTAGCTCAGACGCTTGCAAATGCAAAAGAACACGCCTACACTCTCGCATGAGAAGCACACAAAGCGAGGATATGACGGCGTTCGCCAAAGCATTTGCAAAGGCCATAGACGAGGACGCAATTCGTGAGAGAGCGAAATACCCTCAATACGAGGCTCCTCATCCTGAAGACATCATTATCGCAGAGAGCCTGGCCACGAGGATAGAACACGAGGCCGTTGAATGGTTGGTTGGAGATCAACGACAACCATTGAGACGCCGATATGCaaaagagatgagaaaggcATCTGCATTTCTTATATTGCCAGGGAGCAACGGCTGCTACGACTTTGATCAAGTGAATGGCAAAGGATTTACTGCCCTGGAAGCGCTCAAGCTATTGATAATCCACAATGAAATGGAACCGGTTCTACGAGTGTGCGCACACAAGGATATCGCCCTGTTTGGATGGAAGGACGTCCGACCATGTTCTTGTGTCATGGTAAGTTGGCTGTCCCCTCCACCCCCAGTCATGTCCAATTGAGATTCTCACGCTGACAACTGACTCTGAAGGGATCGGACAGCGGATGGGACAAGCTCTACGAGACGGTGCTACGCGTGTACCTTGTTCTCAACGTAGCCTATTGCTTTCCCCTTACCTGGGATCCGATGGCGGGAAAGACGCCTGAGAACGATTATCGCCACTCCTCTTCATATCAGATTGCACTCAGGTGGTCTTGTACTCGGCCTCTCATGTCGCCAGTCATGTCCAATTTGTTCCAAAAATTCTACGGAATCTCCAATCACCACTTTTCCGGCATTCTAGGGGAAATCTGGGTGGACGACCCGGAGCGCTGGCGTGGGAAGCTGGAGATGACCGACGACGGAGAGATGGAGCGGTTCCCTTATGGTCTTTTGCCTTTCGAGGACTTCATCACTCTGGAAGAACGCTTCCTTCCATACATGCCCAATGAGGTCGATTGTAGAAAAGTAGGGAGCATGCTGTGTCATTTCCTACCGCCAGAGTTGGCTCTGCAAACCATGGAACTGGCAGATTACAAAGGGGAAAGAGTGCTCCCAATACCTCACGACCCATTGCATCCACTAAACAAGAAGGTACTGGTTGACCAGCTCGATCATCTTTGGCAAATAATGGTTTGTTGTCAGATGGTAGTAAAGGAGATTGGGTCAAAGACTCGCAACACACGTGGCTACAAACCCCTTGCCTGGGAAAAGGAAGTGCCGGACACTCTTGAGGGATTCTGGGGATCAAGGAACTgcgaggacggcgaggacgacgaggatgacgaagatgaagagaacAGCGAGGACTGAGTATAGCTACGATCCACGGCGCAGACAGGAGCAACGTGGCTTCATCTAAGCAGACTCTGTGTACCGAATTTTCAAACATTGCTCTCTGATTAACAAGTACGATAGCGCTGTAGGTCATGATTCGTGGCATAAACAATACAAGAAGCGGCTGATCAGACAAGATCCTAGAGGAGGGACATAGCAGGTTTGCTCATCTCTATTTCCCATCGGCCTACTCTTTACTTTCTTCTGCCTGAGAAGGCTCGTTACCTGATTGGGGCACATCGCTGGTCTTCTGTTCCGTCTTGGTATCACCTTGGGAAGTCGCGTCATCGAGAGAGATATCCCCATCCTGATCAGTGGGGCTTGGTGCATCTTCCATGACGCTGGATCCCATAGCAGACGAGCTTGGAGCGCCATCTTGGCCGTCTTGCGCACCAAGCTCCACCTCGATACCCTTACCATCCTGTAGCCCTAGATCCTCAACGCCGAGAGTCGACGGACCTCGTGCGTGGGGAACTTCCTCGGACGGCTCAGTGGGCACAGATGCCAGACCTCGCCTCGGGATCTCTACTCCCTCTTCTGCCAGTGGCTCTGGTATTTCGATCTCTTGTGGTGGCGGTGCGGTCGTATTTGCTGTGAGAAGGTAAGTCAAGATTTTCATCCACCATGAATGCAACACAATTGTAAAAGTTTCAAACATACGGTCTTCGAGCATGCCACCGTCCTCTGCCGCGAAGGACGTACCACTCAGCCATGGAATAGGCGTAAGGAGCGCTCCGCCGAGCGACTCGTCGCTTCCTAAAGCAGAAGCATAGTCTGATGTCGAATAACCCCCTCCATTATCCAAAGAGACGGGAAGAATCCCATTTCCTTGAGTTTCCGCGGTGCTAGATGCGCGGAGAGGGAAGACATCTGCGCCACTGGTCACAGATATGACTCGATCCACGGCACGGAGATAAGCAGGAAGAGTTTTGTAGTGGGCGGCCGGCCGAAGAATAAGCTCTGCGAGTCTTTGAACGGTATGAGGGGGCTTTTCGGTAAAGAACGTTTGAATAGAGGAGCGAATGGATCCAAGCAGCTGCGCAAGAGGCGGCGGTAGAGTGCTGACGGTCTCTGAAGGCTCGGACGCTGGCTGTGAAGCTGACACAGGGTCATTCGACAAGGGCGATTCGCCGGTGGCGTTCTTCTGCTCACCAATCTGAGAATCTCTGGGTACGTCGCTCACTTGGTTGCTGTCGCTTTCGGGGGGCGGATTTGGCATTGGTTGCGGGGGACGTAGCTGCGCGCGAGAGCCTGGCGGCTCTTTGGGCATAGGGAATACATTGTGAATGTTCTGGACAGTCTGTTAGAAGTCGCCTCTAACAGTTCACATTCACATGGCATACAAAATCTAGCCGCTCGAGCAGGGGCTGCACGAGTTGCCTCCACTTCTCGCTAGATTTGAATCGTTATCAGCTTCGCGTCATGCGCCGGGTCGGCCCTGTCCCCCCCAGGTTTGGACATACGGCTCAATGGACCCGCCATTGGCGAGCACTCTGAGAGCTTCTTCGTCTAGATCTGCAAGTCAGTCACGTCCACACCGCACGATCGAGAAACAGCTTCATACCTAGTGGCATTCTCGCGCGCTAGCAAGCTGTAGGAAACAACAATCAAGAAGACAACCTTGGGCGGTGATCGCATATATCGCTGATTGGGTAGAGTGGGATCTTATCGATAGTGTCATGTGATTCTCCACGAATTTTCGGCGGGGCAGGCGATGACTCTTTTGGATGACTCCGGGGGTCCGCATACTTCCACTTTGCGTCAATCGTCAATTGCAAGCCCAAAATCATGTGGAACGATCGAAAAGTCGGCATTCTCGGTGGCGGTCAGCTTGGCCGCATGCTGGTGGAGTCCTGCAATCGTCTGAACATCCAGGCAAATGTTC comes from Penicillium oxalicum strain HP7-1 chromosome I, whole genome shotgun sequence and encodes:
- a CDS encoding Copper-transporting ATPase; translation: MSPDRPSVNAVPATSSHPTMATTTIKVDGMTCGACTSAVEGAFKGVDGVGEVAVSLIMGRAVVQHDPSILAPAKVAELIEDCGFDAEVLSTEESQRPMRPSSLESPGPRLTTTTLAVEGMTCGACTSAVESGLQDAPGVVSVSVSLLSERAVVEHDEGVINPEQIAELIEDRGFGARVVETKSVPATSQTSTEQASPAGDSPGHLVTTIAIGGMTCGACTSSVQNAVANADGVIQFNISLLAERAVIVHDLSKVSAHALTTMVEDAGFDASVVSSEVQEPLSKKKQQLNLSIYGLRDAASAAALEETLLGRPGVQSASVKLATSRLQISFDTSVIGIRSVFEIIESAGYNALISDTDDKNAQLESLSKTKEIQEWRRAFLTSVSFAVPVFFLNMIFPMYLRAIDFGKFQVIQGLYLGDLICLGLTIPVQFGIGRRFYVTSYKSLRHKSPTMDVLVMLGTSAAFFYSCFTMLMAFLSEPHNRPSTVFDTSTMLITFITLGRWLENRAKGQTSAALSRLMSLAPSMTTIYEDPIAAEKLADEWNSAESPMQPESKLADDAAAVNQKIIPTELIQVGDIVILRPGDKVPADGVVIRGESYVDESMITGEALPIHKKKRSHIVAGTVNGTGAIDFKVIRAGKDTQLSQIVKLVQDAQTSRAPIQRMADLVAGYFVPAIIALGLTTFFGWMFLSHVLSNPPKIFQMEGSGGRVMVCLKLCISVVVFACPCALGLSTPTAVMVGTGVGAEHGILVKGGAVLEAATKVNHVVFDKTGTLTTGRMSVAQVKMEPHWTANDWRRRLWWLVVGLAEMGSEHPIGRAILAEAHSEVGQAGQDGLPGSVGDFDTCVGQGISAVVEPASSVERVRYHVLLGNATFLRSRDVSVPAAADPDSVDAGVESAASTSKPTAEPSGITHIHVAIDNRYAGRISLRDSVKDSSVAAIAALHRMGIATSMVTGDTLSTALSIAAAVGIPSSAVHASASPSDKRSIISTLQLNGDRVAMVGDGINDSPALATASVGIALASGTDVAMEAADIVLMRPDDLLSVPASLSLSRTVFNRIKLNLIWACLYNVIGLPFAMGLFLPFTGFMLPPMAAGAAMAMSSVSVVVSSLLLKLWRRPSWMQVERLEKEVASGAIPANGVSRKTGWWTPATILSDHPQSLRRRIQGGLASLWSIVSGRQTTIREDDGYVPLQTVEPPV
- a CDS encoding Proline iminopeptidase; the protein is MTGYEHSDPFDQGMLPVGSIHHLHYEQYGQPDGKPVLYLHGGPGGHTSKANTVYFNPQVYRVILFDQRGTGKSRPLLELRENSTPYLVADLETLRAHLKIPKWHMVFGGSWGSTLALLYAQAYPHLVGSLVTFGIFTAQRRETEWFHSPQGVANLFPEAYDAFVTFLPEEERGDLKTNYYKRLLSDDPTTRSETARAWNRWDLSIGWSLTETPDFDMLDNEAWSVPHALLEAHYMLNNFWLEDGQILKEENLAKIRHIPGTILQGRHDMVTPPKAAWGLQRELPQLQLIWLSSGHMPTAPETCVKLIEVCDQYASQDFGA